In Salvelinus namaycush isolate Seneca chromosome 16, SaNama_1.0, whole genome shotgun sequence, the sequence ATTCATCTTGGGGCTCTTGAAGTTATATAGCAGCTTATTCTTCGCTCAGCCTTTTCAAAGGCTGCAGCTGCTTATATTCTTAATCTATTATTAATGTATTCCAATGCATTTCAAAGGCCCAAACAATTTAGCTGGCAAAAGAGTAATATTTCCAAGGGCCCTTTGAATGTTTTATCTTtcttgtaaaatatatttttttaaacgtatAAATGGGATTCTGAGACAGCTGGAGGCAAAGCACCATTTTCTAAACCTCTCGGATTAGTTACTGAAGGAATTGATCCGTTGTTGTGGAATAATGGTGTGTGGTATAATGCGTCTCTTGTTGACATACTTCAGTCCTCCAGACAGGGATATAATGTAAACCATCACCGTATGCTGAACAGGTCAATGACGTCAAACTCTGTATGTCACCTCATATGACATATTTGATATTATGTCATGTAATATGacatattatatactgtatatttatagtaatttagacATTCTAGTTACAGCTGTCTGTGAATTGCACCATATACCTATAGCCTACACTAATACACTTAGCTGTATTAGTGTGCATCAATAATGACGTATCAATAATGATGTAAAATGGTTAAGATATACATTTTATTTCatgtcaaaaataaaatatagcaTCCACATAAATATTGTAACattgatttaaaaaatgatttggATCACTGAAGAACAACTACAGTACAGAAGAGATTGGACATATTCATTCAtcagctttaagcaccagctgtcagagcagctcacagatcactgcagctgtacatagctaatctgtaaatagcccatccaatctaccccatccccatactgtattaatttatcttgcttctttgcaccccagtatctcaacttgcacattcatcttctgcacatcctaccaatccagtgtttaattgctatattgtaattcaATTTGCCACCATAgcctattttttgccttacctcttatcctacctcatttgcacatgctgtatatagaatTTTCTACtctattattgattgtatgtttgtttattccatgtgtaactctgtgttgttgtatgtgtcgaactgctttgctttatcttggccaggtcgcagttgcaaatgagaacttgttctcaacaagcctacctggttaaataaaggttaaataaaataaaaattataataatctcCATTTGACATGATCAACACTCTGCTATCAAACATATCTACTAATGCTCCTTTACAATTTTTTTGTTACCTATAGTTTCATGAAAATTCTTATACACATTTGTTAtattcttaaagggatagttcagccTAATTACAAAATGATTGCTGTTTCACATTGTCCAtggactgcttacagggtaagcaTAATATAATGTTGGTTGCATTTCCTTTCACAATGGAAAATATCTACCATAACCAAACACTGATGGCTTTAGATTAGCTTGTTTTAGCTGAGGGATAGCAGTACAGGTTCCATATTCGTAATGTTATTTTATAAATATTACTTTATCAGTGCTCTCACACAAGATTGAGATTACACTTTGGTGTTACTGAACACCTGCCATGTTGCCCCTTCACATACTTAAGCATCAACATATCATCAGGAAAATAAACATATAGATCCATTCATTCATTTTAACGACTGTTCACAACTAAAGTGCAGGAGTGACATACAGTAACTATAAATACAATGTAGTTTATCCAAGTCATGGTTTGGTGTAAACCAACCGATCTGCAACAACATTCTATAAGAACCACCTTATAGGAAATCACTGTTGCGGTATTTTGTTATTTTACCTTTTCTATGAGCTAGGGTTCAACATTGCATTCTACAACAGGTAGAACACTGGTAAACTCTACCTCTAGTTAGTTATCTGCTGTTATTTTAGTATGTGTATTGAATGACCATAGACCATACTCAATATTTaattttgtacctttatttaactaggcaagtcagttaagaacaaattcttacttacaatgacggtctaggaacagtgggttaactgccttgttcaggggcagaacaacagatttttaccttgtcagcttggggattcgatctggctggcccaatgctctaaccactaggctacctgcatgtATATGCATTAGAGGTAACTAACATAGTATATAATGGGAAGTTAAAGCAACTCACATGACATGTTTGTTTAGAAACTAGTAAAGTAGCATTGGGAAATCTTTCAAATTCATGCaaacattttttgtttttgtatgtctatTTCTACATCTAAAATACATGTCAATGTATCGAAAGAAGCACAGGAAAAAATACTTATTATAATGATATGGATTTCAATAACACAATAGTTATTGCAATATTTCAAAACTCTTTCTAACGCATCAGGATTTTGACTGATGTAATTAAACAGTCAAGGTTAAGTCGTGCATAAGTTTATCTGAAATTATTACAATACAGTAAATACAGTATATTGTCTAGGAAATAGTCCTTAGTATGCTGGAGTAAACAAATTAAGTGGAGCATACCAGTACAAAACAATCATATTAAGAAAACACTTTCTCCTCTTATTCTTTTGATGGGAACTTTACTTATTTCAGTTGTTATTCATAATCCACCACGATGCTGAAAAAACAAATGAACAAAATAAATAGATTGATCATTTAGATATTTGGCCTTGACAACAATAAATTATCATAAAAAGTGGCATGCATTATCACATCCTCTCAGGTGGGTTTGAGGCTCTGTCCCTCTGAGTTTTTTtcttcatttatttttttatactttcTTTCTCTGAGGTCCAATATAACCATTCCTCATGTCTTCTCCCGCCCATCCCCACCCCATCCACTCCCCAAAAAGCCCATCCGCCCATGCAACACTTACCCGGTGGGAGCATGGTGGAGACCATTTCCGGGTCCTCCAGTATGTAAATGATGCCGCACTGGAATGTCTTGCCGATGGGGCACTGCAAATAACTGtaggaggaagggatggagaaagaggaaagaggagTCAATGGGTGGCCTTGCACTGTCAGTGCTCTGTCACACCATCAATAAGGCTTCGTAGAAGGTATTTTAATCATAGCCAAGCCCAACAGCATTGCAATATCCCATCTATATCAAGGCTTTTGGCAGGAAAACTGATTTTGGAAGAATTCTGAACAGCTATACTAAATCATATTCTGTTACAAGGGTTAGGTGCAATCTCATTTTCGTTGTCAATTCAGAAAGCAGATGACTTAACATTCACATGGATGACCATTACAGTTCATTCACCAATTTGACTGAATTCATTTGAGACACTGTTGGGACTACAGAACACATGATGTACCTCATCCAGGAGAAACGGCCTAGCCAGAACTCATACATGATGAAGCAGGATCTCTGGAAGTCTCTGAACGGACACACTGTGGGATAATGAAGTCACAACTCTTATGTCACGTAATGAAATTAGCATTTTGATGACGAACATTTGTAGTTACCTGTAGTAGGGGCTGTACtttgtattacatttacattacatttaagtcatttagcagacgctcttatccagagcgacttacaaattggtgcattcaccttatgatatccagtggaacagccactttacaatagtgcatctaaatcttttagggggggggggggttagaaggattactttatcctatcctaggtattccttaaagaggtggggtttcaggtgtctccggaaggtggtgattgactccgctgacctggcgtcgtgagggagtttgttccaccattggggtgccagagcagcgaacagttttgactgggctgagcgggaattGTTGTATCACAAAAATGTCTGAACTATTGTCATTTTCTTGTACATTCTTTCCTTCATGGTACAGGAAGTACAAACACTTGTCTGAAGTATCCCAAAACAATACTTATGAAGGATAGGAAGCCACTTTCCAGTATTGAAACACACCCAAATTGTATTGCCATATCCAGAGTAGCTATATGCAGGATTAGGGTGATTTCCATTTAGTCAGGAAAAGAGATTCACAATAGGCTGCCAAGTGGAATTCCTGGTCCCTGGCAGCgtttggaactgccgatctgcggtcaAGAATGCCGAGTTCATCTCAACCTATGTtgcccttaacttctctagggtagggggaagcattcggaattttggatgaaatgcatgcccaaattaaactgcctccttctcgggcccagaagatatgacatgcatataactggtagatttggatagaaaacactctacagtttccaaaACTATTAAagtagtgtctgtgagtataacagaactgatttggcaggcaagaATCTGagaaaatccattcaggaagtagttttttttgttggttttgtagttttctattcaatgccattacagtatccattgacttaggactcaaagtgcagtttctatgccttccactagatgtcaacagtctttagaaattgtttcaggcttgtattctgaaaaattaggaagtaagagcagtctgaatgagtggaccctaaagtgtcacagagctttttcatgcgcgagacggagagagtgcgtttcttgttaaCCTTTtgaattgacgacgttattgtccggtttaaatattattgattatttaggctaaaaacaacctgaggattgaatataaacatcgtttgacaagtttatgaactttacggatacaatttggattttgttgtcttcctgttttgactgtgtttgagcctgtggattactgaagaaaacgcgcaaacaaaacggaggtttttggatatagaCTTTATCGatcaaaaggaacatttattgagtaaattaatgtctgctgagtgcaaccatatgaagatcatcaaaggtaagggattcattttatctctatttctgacttgtgtaactgttctacttggctggttactgtttgtaatgatttgtctagtgggctatgttctcaaataatcgtaaggtatgctttcgccgtaaagcatttttttaaaatctgacactgtggttaacaagaagttaatctttaaacctatgtaaaatgttttgttttctgaatttttataatgagtatttctgtatttgaatttggagcccagcagtttcactggctgttgaagaggtgggacgctaacgtctcacgtacccaagagaggttaagttCCTAGACATTTTGGCCCtgacggagacatggatcaccccagagaacactgctactccaggtGCTCTCTCTTCATTTGACTATGCGTTCTCTCAAAGTCCAAGAGCATCTGGTCATCACAGTGGTGGCACAGGGCTACTCATTTCTCCTAAGTGGAGATTTCTCTTTTCTTCCTCACTCACCTGTCTATGTCATTTGAATTCCATGGTGTCACTGTCACTTTTTCACTCAAGCCATTTTTTCACTCAAGCTAATATTGTCATTATCTATTGCCCACCAGGTGGCCTacgagttcctcaatgagcttgacaccttgataagctcatTTCTTGACGATGGCTCACCGCTCATCGTACTGGGTGATTTCAACCTCACATCGTCTACTTtcaattaacctctcttgggtacgtgagacgttagcactaactgtaagtcgctctggatacgagtgtctgctaaatgcctAACATTTTTAAGAGTAAATTAAAACAATGGGCAATTTATTCAATCTAGAAGAGAGACCCACTGTAGATTGTTGGTCTGGCAGACTGTGGCATCTGTGTAGATCTTCAGAGCCTGCTGGAACTCCTCTTTGTCTTTGTCCTTCACAGACATCCATCTCTGCACCAGCAGGATGTTCTGTTGAGGGGGAAACTACTGGTTAGGACATTCTAATGTTAAAACTCTCAATCTCGAGATGTGCTACCTGTGTTGATAATGAATGACGCTGTAGCAGAGAAACACTGAGAGATACATGGAGATACATTTTGAGAGATACATGGATCTCACTATGTCAAGTCATTTTAATCTAGGGTAACACCTTTTAAGATATACATAGAAAACCTTTCCAAATCTAAAAGCAAGTGGCCATAGTGGCTGTCTGAGTTGCACTCACCGACTTATATGTGCCGGCTAACGTGTCCTCTTTGAATGGTTCCAGATGTGGACTGCAAATGGAAGCATAAATATTTCAGTCAGTCATGAGAAGAACTGAATGTAGCTGAAGTATGGCAGCCTAACTGTATGTCACAGAGCATTGCCTTTGATATTAAATGGATTGATATATGTATATTGATGGGTACTGACTTCTAAActtgaaatatgaaatatcctctttcaagtgaagagagaggggaatgcaGAAAGTGTACATTCTGTAAGACCATGTTATTGTTAGACATCAGGTATCCTATGGAcaggagaagggccacagtctggtttCAGTCAACAGATAAGGTAGgacagccgtgagttggggaggagtgaggaattTAGTCCGAGGtgaggtcagatgaagtgagaaagAACAGGTCTCACTaaagtccctgtctctgtctagCAACAGAAATGTATTGGCTGTCCAGATgtgtaaggaggagactcagcataggaggaaggtataaatatcagtgcttgtgtaaATATGTCTTTGTCTTATGCAGCTGTGTGACCCAgagggtgaataaacttggtttgagctttactaGTCATCCGTGAGTTTTACTCTGTTTATTTAGAATCTAACAATATATACATTCACTGGACAGTTTTTATTTACACCACCCAGTTCacgaaaatggatcgctcctacagacagtgagtcatgtggccatggcttgctatataaagcaggcaaacaggcatcgaggcattcagttaatGTTCGATttaacgttagaatgggcaaaacgagtgacctaagcaactttgagcgtggtatgatcgtcggtgtcaggcgcaccggatccagtatctcagaaacagccGCCCTCCTAGGCTTTTCATGCACGACAGTGTCTatagtttacagagaatggtgcaacaaacaaaacatttccaGTCAGAgacagtcctgtgggcgaaaacagctcgttgatgagagaggtcaaaggagaatggcaagaatcgtgcaagatAAATggtgggccacaaacagacaaataacggtgcagtacaacagtggtgtgcagaacggcatctcagaaCGCATAACTTgtcgatccttgtcacggatgggctattgcagcagacgaccacaccgggttccacgcTTTCGACACCTCATAGAGATCATGCCAAACAAATTGAGGCTGTGCTGAGGGCAAACGAGGGGATTAGAAAGGtgttcatgttttgtacactcagtatattatTAATTGAAATTGCCATTGAATAGGAGTATAGGAGTTGGAGTAGGAGTTGGAGTTGGAGTAGGAGTTTCATTCAACTTCTCCTGCCATTCTTCCCCAAACCCCATTGCCTGGGATTCCGACGAATCCCAATTCCTGAGTCAGGATTTAGCGTAAGCAGCATGAGCtcatggacccatcctgcctggtgtcaacggtacaggctggtggcggtggtgtactggtgtggggaatgttttcctaaCACACATAAGGTCTCTTGATACCAATTGAGAAATGAATGTAccgccgtccaatctgcagcaactgtgtGAAGCTAtcgcgtcagcatggaccaacatccctgtggaatgtttccAACAACATCCATGCCCCGAATAATttaggctgttctggaggcaaagggggtccAACCCGGGACTacatgggtgtacctaataaactggctggtgaGTGTATATTTCCCTAAGCAGGTTGAATCTAGCCTTGAGAGCATGAACTTGGGTAATATAAGACGAGAATTTGACAGTTAGCACTTTAGGTGTTTGTCGCTGTCTATAAAAAATGTGTGCTTCCCAGCGGGAGGTGCAATGTTGTGACTTAAGCTTAGTGTCGACTAAGCATAAATTAATCAGTGGGTACTTATCAAAGACAGAAGTGTTTGAATAGAGACTCATAAGATCATACTCCAGATAACAAATAGTGAACCTTGTTCCTCAGACTCTAGCTAACAATCACTGAACCTCGTACCTCATACTACAACTTGTCTATGACCTGCTGCAGGCGGTTGGCCTGGGAGCTCCAGTGGTGGTTGTCTGGCTCCACACTGACACCTTAACCAAGGAAATAGAATGTCAGATCATTACAGGACTTTGTGACATGTGAAGTAAAACATTTATACAAATCAAACAATTACAGTTTAAGAATTTACATTTCAAAACATTCAACTGCACTGAATTGATTTCCAGTTGCTATAGGATTTTATGTTTGTCATTGCCAAAAACACATATTGCTTTTTTAAAATGAAATAGATTTCAATGAGACCAAACAcaggtgtgtgtcagtgtgtaccAGCGGCAATCGgcgccgtttaagatgagggagaatttttttttttttcatgagcacggtcttatttctattacagcatataggatgactgtcattcatattccattcacccagttcaatgtaacatcgatagatttaggctactacatgatactcgaatgcccatcatgaggttgctacaacctagcctatgaatgaaagtttacagcgttggtgcacacaggtcgagagaaaatattgaggtgacagacagtgacacattcaataccgccttgcacactcttgcctccaacagacaaattcaggtatgtttatccccgtttcgttcagTTTACTTCTGTTtgagaaacgtttttcaacagaatcgacgGAATGAATCACAGCAGCcacattgtattccttctcgcatctatgcgctctcctcctctcaccttttcccttcgtgTATGGACTTCAATGGACAACAcatcaggctgtgaccaggcgaaaaaaactttcagagccaaaccatatcataaccgctacacacagcctacatcgttgtcaccatatcaactaaagtaacatcatagtaatcatagctaatagaactaatgtgTTAGTATACCTTCTACAAttatgcagtaacgttacagtgtacagtcggTAAGCAGTTTACACCagtgggccccggtggcaatacatttgtaaaaccaaaagcttaccttgacttgagAGTTCCattgttgtgttggatagtcataggtGGCTAGCTAACATATCATACCTCtttttgagccaggtgtttgagtaggctaaactagttGGCTGCATTTTCTAGTTAAGTAAGAGAAAGTGAAATTGACCGTTTCTGTCTTGCTTCTTCATTTTTGAAAAAAATTATTTGTTCAAAACTTTTCAACTATTgtttctctctttgagtcagctactcaccacatgttatgcactgcagtgctagctagctgtagcttatgctcaCAGTACTAAAttcattatctgatcctttgattgggtggacaacatgtcagttcacgCTGCAAGAGCTCTGGTAGGTTGGAGGAGGTCCTCCTGAAGTTGCATAATTACTGCGTAAGTCTATGGAACggagtgagaaccatgagcctcctaggttttgtattgaagtcaatgtacccagaggaggatggaagctagctgtcctccgcctacaccatggtgctaccctacagagggctgtagaggctactgtagaccatcattgcaaaacagtgtgttttaatcaattatttggtgacgtgaatatatttagtatagttttatctaaaaaggatacctttttaaatgttttactatttttatttaattCACTGAGAGGATGGTACTCCACTGGTGTGTACCTGTAGTGAGCCAGAGTAAGGGTCATTGGGGGAGAGAcacaagtttttttttaaattcgaCGGCTGGGGCGTTTGGTGATTCTCTGGAGGGAAAGATCCTCTGGCTTCCTTATCTTCCTGCAGTGGACACAATCATCACAATCACATCAACAGTGTGGTTGTTGCTGTTGTCAAATACAATGATTGTCATCATCATTGTCATCAACAGTACCAGCTGCATCCTTATAATTGTCATTATCATCAAATGCGCCATCATCCTACATATCCTGATATAGGCATAATTCTGTGCAGTAACTGATC encodes:
- the LOC120060814 gene encoding N-terminal EF-hand calcium-binding protein 1-like codes for the protein MPQSARPTIYMCPFRDFQRSCFIMYEFWLGRFSWMSYLQCPIGKTFQCGIIYILEDPEMVSTMLPPASWWIMNNN